The following proteins come from a genomic window of Synechococcus sp. NB0720_010:
- a CDS encoding DUF3134 domain-containing protein, with product MSSNLSTSLSQLDGINPSLTRYGRSEPAPVLPLREEPDLLSWLETSGRLVVDEEAATSDVSTVEEEELSALMGEKEDYKADDEQNEENWED from the coding sequence ATGAGCAGCAACCTCAGCACCAGCCTCTCCCAGCTGGATGGCATTAACCCCTCGCTGACCCGTTACGGCCGCAGCGAGCCCGCCCCGGTGCTGCCCCTGCGGGAAGAGCCCGACCTGTTGAGCTGGCTCGAGACCAGCGGCCGCCTGGTGGTCGATGAGGAAGCCGCCACCAGCGACGTCAGCACCGTGGAAGAAGAAGAACTCTCCGCACTGATGGGCGAGAAAGAGGACTACAAGGCCGACGACGAGCAAAACGAGGAAAACTGGGAGGACTGA
- the purT gene encoding formate-dependent phosphoribosylglycinamide formyltransferase yields MASSNFPRTLMLLGSGELGKEVAIAAQRLGCRVIAVDRYAGAPAMQVADVAEVVPMTDPEALKAVVRQHQPDVLIPEIEALAVDALAELEAEGTTVIPTARATAVTMNRDRIRDLAATELGLRTARFAYASSAEELAQAAAPLGWPVVVKPVMSSSGKGQSVVDGPEGIPAAWEAAMAGARGSGARVIVEEFLHFEQEITLLTVKQWNGPTLFCPPIGHIQERGDYQCSWQPAQLEWEQLAAAQTMAREVTDNLGGAGIFGVEFFVCRLPDGSSEVVFSELSPRPHDTGLVTLAGQNLSEFELHLRAVLGLPIPEIRSEGAAASRVILAERQSDSVAFSGLDEALAETDVQVLLFGKPDARPYRRMGVALARGADLKDAQQKADQAAGKIQVI; encoded by the coding sequence ATGGCCAGCTCCAACTTCCCCCGCACCCTGATGCTCTTGGGCAGCGGTGAATTGGGCAAAGAGGTGGCCATCGCCGCGCAACGCCTGGGTTGCCGTGTGATCGCAGTGGATCGCTACGCCGGGGCCCCCGCGATGCAGGTTGCCGATGTGGCCGAGGTCGTACCGATGACGGACCCGGAGGCGCTCAAGGCGGTGGTCCGTCAGCACCAACCCGATGTCCTGATCCCCGAGATCGAAGCCCTGGCCGTGGACGCCCTGGCGGAGCTGGAGGCCGAGGGCACCACCGTGATCCCCACGGCCCGCGCCACGGCCGTGACCATGAACCGCGACCGCATCCGCGACCTCGCCGCGACGGAACTGGGGCTACGCACGGCCCGGTTCGCCTACGCCAGCAGCGCCGAGGAGTTGGCGCAGGCCGCCGCACCCCTGGGTTGGCCTGTGGTGGTGAAGCCGGTGATGAGCTCCTCCGGCAAAGGCCAAAGTGTGGTGGACGGTCCCGAGGGCATTCCCGCCGCCTGGGAGGCCGCCATGGCCGGAGCCCGGGGCAGCGGCGCCCGGGTGATCGTCGAGGAGTTCCTCCACTTTGAGCAGGAAATCACCCTGCTGACCGTGAAGCAGTGGAACGGCCCCACCCTGTTCTGCCCGCCCATCGGCCATATCCAAGAGCGGGGTGACTACCAGTGCAGCTGGCAACCCGCCCAGCTCGAGTGGGAGCAACTGGCCGCCGCCCAGACCATGGCGCGGGAGGTCACCGACAACCTCGGGGGCGCTGGCATTTTTGGCGTGGAGTTTTTCGTCTGCCGCCTACCCGATGGCAGCAGCGAAGTGGTCTTCTCCGAGCTCTCGCCCCGCCCCCACGACACCGGCCTGGTGACCCTGGCCGGACAAAACCTGAGCGAATTTGAACTGCACCTGCGAGCCGTCCTTGGGCTGCCCATCCCTGAGATCCGTTCCGAGGGGGCAGCCGCCAGCCGCGTGATCCTCGCTGAGCGACAAAGCGACAGCGTGGCCTTCAGCGGTCTGGACGAGGCCCTGGCCGAAACCGATGTGCAGGTGCTGCTGTTTGGCAAACCCGACGCCCGTCCCTACCGGCGCATGGGGGTAGCCCTGGCCCGCGGTGCGGACCTCAAGGACGCACAGCAAAAAGCCGATCAAGCCGCCGGCAAGATCCAGGTGATCTAG
- the uvrB gene encoding excinuclease ABC subunit UvrB, with amino-acid sequence MPNPFEIHAPYEPKGDQPEAIKALVAGVESGERYQTLLGATGTGKTFTIANVIAKTGRPALVLAHNKTLAAQLCNELREFFPKNAVEYFISYYDYYQPEAYVPVSDTYIAKTASINEEIDMLRHSATRSLFERRDVIVVASISCIYGLGIPSEYLKAAVKFEVGETLNLRSSLRDLVNNQYSRNDLEISRGRFRVRGDVLEIGPAYEDRLVRIELFGDEVEAIRYVDPTTGEILQSLESISIYPAKHFVTPKERLEDAIKAIRSELRERLDVLNEQGKLLEAQRLEQRTTYDLEMLEQVGYCNGVENYARHLAGREAGTPPECLIDYFPEDWLLVVDESHVTCSQLQAMYNGDQARKGVLIEHGFRLPSAADNRPLKGDEFWEKARQSIFVSATPGDWELKQSDSEVVQQVIRPTGVLDPIVEVRPTDGQVDDLLGEIRTRAEKKERVLVTTLTKRMAEDLTDYLAENGVRVRYLHSEIHSIERIEIIQDLRNGEYDVLVGVNLLREGLDLPEVSLVAILDADKEGFLRAERSLIQTIGRAARHVEGVALLYADNLTDSMAKAISETERRRAIQQAYNEKHGITPTPAGKRGGNSILAFLEVSRRLNDEQLEQATEQAEHNDVPLDALPELIQQLEDKMKSAAKNLDFEEAANLRDRIKSLRQKLVGKP; translated from the coding sequence ATGCCTAACCCGTTTGAAATCCACGCTCCCTACGAGCCCAAGGGGGATCAGCCCGAGGCGATCAAGGCGTTGGTGGCTGGCGTGGAATCAGGCGAGCGCTATCAGACCCTGTTGGGTGCGACGGGAACCGGCAAGACCTTCACCATCGCCAATGTGATTGCCAAGACCGGCCGGCCGGCCTTGGTCTTGGCCCATAACAAAACCCTGGCGGCCCAGCTCTGCAATGAGCTCAGGGAGTTCTTCCCGAAGAACGCCGTTGAGTACTTCATCTCCTACTACGACTATTACCAGCCGGAGGCCTATGTGCCGGTCTCCGATACCTACATCGCCAAAACAGCCTCGATCAACGAAGAGATCGACATGCTGCGGCACTCCGCGACCCGCTCTCTCTTTGAGCGCCGTGATGTGATCGTCGTGGCCTCCATTAGCTGTATCTACGGCCTGGGAATCCCCAGTGAGTACCTCAAGGCCGCCGTCAAATTTGAGGTGGGCGAGACCCTCAATCTCAGGAGTTCCCTGCGGGACTTGGTCAACAACCAGTACTCCCGCAACGACCTGGAGATCTCCCGTGGACGCTTCCGGGTGCGGGGGGACGTGCTGGAGATCGGCCCCGCCTACGAGGACCGCCTGGTGCGGATTGAACTCTTTGGTGATGAAGTCGAGGCCATTCGCTATGTGGACCCCACTACCGGGGAAATCCTGCAGAGCCTGGAATCGATCAGCATCTATCCGGCCAAGCACTTCGTGACTCCCAAGGAGCGCCTGGAGGATGCGATCAAGGCCATTCGCTCGGAGCTGCGGGAGCGCCTGGACGTGCTCAACGAGCAGGGGAAATTGTTGGAGGCACAGCGCCTGGAGCAGCGCACCACCTACGACCTGGAGATGCTCGAGCAGGTCGGCTACTGCAATGGCGTTGAGAACTATGCGCGCCATCTGGCGGGCCGCGAGGCGGGCACACCGCCGGAGTGCCTGATCGACTATTTCCCTGAGGACTGGTTGCTGGTGGTGGATGAGTCCCACGTCACCTGCTCCCAGCTGCAGGCGATGTACAACGGCGACCAAGCGCGCAAGGGCGTGCTGATTGAGCACGGCTTCCGGCTTCCCAGTGCTGCAGACAACCGTCCGCTCAAGGGGGATGAGTTCTGGGAGAAGGCCCGGCAGAGCATTTTTGTCAGCGCCACACCCGGGGATTGGGAGCTCAAGCAGAGCGATTCCGAGGTGGTCCAACAGGTGATCCGTCCGACCGGGGTGCTGGATCCCATCGTTGAGGTGCGTCCCACCGATGGCCAGGTGGATGACCTCTTGGGTGAAATTCGTACCCGTGCCGAGAAGAAGGAGCGGGTCTTGGTCACGACCCTGACCAAGCGGATGGCGGAAGACCTCACGGACTACCTCGCTGAGAACGGCGTCCGGGTTCGCTATCTCCACTCGGAGATCCACTCGATCGAGCGGATCGAGATCATCCAGGACCTGCGCAATGGCGAGTACGACGTGCTGGTGGGTGTGAACCTCCTGCGGGAGGGCCTGGATCTGCCCGAGGTCTCCCTGGTGGCGATCCTGGATGCCGACAAGGAGGGGTTCCTGCGGGCTGAGCGCTCCTTGATTCAGACCATCGGCCGGGCCGCTCGTCACGTGGAGGGGGTAGCCCTGCTCTACGCCGACAACCTGACGGATTCGATGGCCAAGGCCATCTCAGAAACCGAGCGCAGACGTGCGATTCAGCAGGCCTACAACGAGAAGCACGGAATCACGCCGACGCCCGCTGGTAAGCGGGGCGGCAATTCGATCCTGGCCTTCTTGGAGGTTTCCAGGCGCCTGAACGACGAGCAGTTGGAGCAGGCCACCGAGCAGGCCGAGCACAACGATGTCCCGCTCGATGCCCTGCCGGAGCTGATTCAACAGCTCGAGGACAAGATGAAATCAGCGGCAAAAAATCTTGACTTTGAGGAAGCCGCCAACCTGCGCGATCGCATCAAAAGCCTGCGCCAAAAGCTTGTAGGGAAGCCCTAA
- a CDS encoding Tic20 family protein, whose protein sequence is MTIPSWQRLLALLTYLLPWSDGLPFGRSLTSLFPVLQWLSLPALPLVLIEQAIPFGGFILFLVLFLGVVRNQRVPYFIRFNALQAILLDIILIVLSLAFNLLLAPLGGNFAVRTLANTVFLGMLVLVLFGIIQCLRGKEADIPSLSEAVRMQL, encoded by the coding sequence ATGACGATCCCCAGTTGGCAGCGGCTTCTGGCCTTGCTGACCTATCTCCTGCCCTGGAGCGATGGTCTGCCCTTCGGGCGCTCCCTGACGAGCCTGTTTCCTGTTCTGCAGTGGTTGAGTCTGCCGGCCCTGCCGCTGGTGCTGATCGAGCAGGCCATTCCCTTCGGCGGGTTCATCCTGTTTTTGGTGCTCTTTCTGGGCGTGGTGCGCAACCAGCGGGTCCCCTACTTCATCCGCTTCAACGCCCTGCAGGCCATCCTGCTGGACATCATCCTGATCGTGCTGTCCCTGGCGTTCAACCTGCTGCTCGCCCCCCTGGGCGGGAACTTTGCGGTGCGGACCCTCGCCAACACCGTCTTCCTGGGGATGCTCGTGCTGGTGCTGTTCGGGATCATCCAGTGCCTGCGCGGCAAGGAAGCCGACATCCCCAGCCTGTCTGAAGCGGTTCGCATGCAGCTGTAG
- the rpsF gene encoding 30S ribosomal protein S6, whose translation MSQPYYETMYILRPDIPEEEVETHITKYRDLVTEAGAEVLDCQMRGKRRLAYTIAKHKEGIYVQLAHNGDGQQVAALEKAMRLSEDVIRYLTVKQDGPLPAPRSGPAPQATSDEAALQTADA comes from the coding sequence ATGTCGCAGCCCTACTACGAAACGATGTACATCCTTCGTCCGGACATCCCGGAGGAAGAGGTGGAAACCCATATCACCAAGTACCGCGATCTCGTCACCGAAGCCGGTGCTGAGGTTCTGGATTGCCAGATGCGCGGCAAGCGCCGCCTGGCCTACACCATTGCCAAGCACAAGGAAGGCATCTACGTGCAGCTTGCCCACAACGGCGACGGCCAACAGGTGGCAGCTCTCGAGAAGGCCATGCGCCTGAGCGAAGACGTGATCCGCTACCTGACCGTCAAGCAGGACGGCCCCCTGCCCGCTCCCCGCAGCGGCCCTGCACCCCAGGCCACCAGCGACGAAGCCGCTCTGCAGACCGCAGACGCCTGA
- a CDS encoding LCP family protein, translating into MSPAQSNPRRQGRSPQRDPRRGKADLQPAERRVRRDNVTQLDRRRPTAAPAKPVKRRQGLPRLPLFVAGLGLGYALHGLPAVVMGAFDQPKQLIGSLVAPVASGDRRIVVLGTDDVSTNTDVMLTMHLDEGRTKLTQVPRDTFIDSERYGVMKANALYSSGGPEMVKAELSKLLSAKVDRYLVLNLNAVQRLADAIGGVEVDVPKRMAYVDNSQGLYIDLYPGRQLLKGEALEGFLRFRHDQLGDIGRMERQKLVLAEVFRKLANPVMATRLPELMEIAGKDMRTDLSPIDMGKLITAMATTKLASSRVEGVPFWHQEISYWMPDSNPNRQSYLSQDPDALLP; encoded by the coding sequence ATGTCCCCCGCCCAATCCAATCCCCGGCGCCAAGGGCGCAGTCCGCAGCGGGACCCCAGGCGGGGGAAAGCGGATCTCCAACCTGCTGAGCGCCGCGTCCGCCGCGACAACGTGACGCAGCTGGATCGCCGGCGACCAACCGCGGCACCGGCCAAACCCGTCAAGCGCCGGCAGGGGCTCCCCCGCCTGCCCCTGTTCGTGGCCGGCCTTGGACTGGGCTACGCCCTGCATGGCCTGCCCGCCGTGGTGATGGGAGCCTTTGATCAGCCCAAACAGCTGATCGGATCACTGGTGGCCCCGGTGGCCTCGGGCGATCGACGCATCGTCGTCCTGGGCACCGACGACGTCAGCACCAACACCGACGTGATGCTGACGATGCATCTCGACGAGGGCCGCACCAAGCTCACCCAGGTCCCCAGGGACACCTTCATCGACTCCGAGCGCTACGGCGTGATGAAGGCCAACGCCCTCTACAGCAGTGGCGGCCCCGAGATGGTCAAGGCGGAGCTCAGCAAGCTCCTCTCCGCGAAGGTCGACCGCTATCTGGTGCTGAACCTGAACGCCGTTCAGCGACTGGCGGATGCCATCGGCGGCGTCGAGGTCGACGTCCCCAAACGGATGGCCTACGTCGACAACAGCCAAGGCCTCTACATCGACCTCTATCCCGGACGGCAACTGCTCAAAGGGGAGGCACTGGAAGGATTCCTGCGCTTCCGCCACGACCAGCTGGGTGACATCGGCCGAATGGAGCGCCAAAAGCTGGTGCTGGCGGAGGTCTTCCGCAAACTGGCCAACCCAGTCATGGCGACCCGACTTCCAGAGTTGATGGAGATCGCTGGCAAGGACATGCGAACGGACCTCTCCCCAATCGACATGGGCAAGCTGATCACGGCCATGGCCACCACCAAACTGGCCTCCAGCCGGGTCGAGGGAGTCCCGTTCTGGCACCAGGAGATCAGCTACTGGATGCCCGACAGCAACCCCAATCGCCAGAGCTACCTGAGCCAAGACCCAGACGCCCTGCTGCCCTAG
- a CDS encoding HAD family hydrolase, with protein sequence MGYYLLHLHLHGLFRGHDLELGRDADTGGQTTYVLELARGLAARPEVDRVDVVTRLIQDKRVSADYAQAHEPLADGASIVRFPCGPRRYLRKELLWPYLDEMADAVTAHIAAQPQRPNWIHAHYADAGYVGALVSQRLGIPLVFTGHSLGREKQRRLLEGGLTHEQIEQTYAIGRRIDAEERALAQASLVITSTQQEAQQQYARYNRFEAEQACVVPPGVDAQRFHPVAMPGEASDVEALMEPFLREPNKSPLLTICRAVRRKNVPALVEAYGRSALLQERHNLVLVLGCREDPRSLEKQQRDQFQQIFELVDRFDLYGKVAYPKHHRGEQIPAIYRWAAQRCGIFVNPALTEPFGLTLLEAAACGLPLVSTDDGGPRDILQRCSNGQLADVTDLDVLQQALEEAGADLDRWRSWRDNGIEAISRNFSWDAHVCSYLGEGDRRCTPGVVAASPAQPVKVEAPPVQRLLLLDLDVCLQSAQPAGLEDLRRRLAADPQCGIGMLSGRHFASARLRFAELHLPEPQVWILEAGADLRFGAEGRPDVSWHQHIAQGWQRKRVEQVLEGLSPRLSLQPELNQGSYKVSYTLEAPTAGVLEMVRQRLRQHRLEARAHLFHHWFLDVLPMRASKADAIRHLCLNWGLPLDQVLVVAAQQGDAELLNGSSLGLVASEHDHSLDQLRRRPKVFFASRPQAWGVLEGLDHYRFLSR encoded by the coding sequence TTGGGTTACTACTTGCTCCATCTCCATTTGCATGGCCTGTTCCGCGGCCATGACCTGGAGCTGGGACGTGATGCAGATACCGGTGGTCAGACCACCTATGTGCTCGAGCTGGCCAGAGGATTAGCTGCTCGCCCGGAGGTCGACCGCGTTGATGTGGTCACCCGTTTGATTCAGGACAAGCGGGTTTCCGCTGATTACGCCCAGGCCCATGAACCGCTGGCTGACGGCGCCAGCATCGTTCGCTTCCCCTGCGGACCGCGGCGCTACCTGCGCAAGGAACTGCTCTGGCCCTATCTCGACGAGATGGCTGATGCGGTCACGGCCCACATTGCGGCCCAGCCGCAGCGTCCGAATTGGATCCACGCCCACTACGCCGATGCCGGCTATGTGGGGGCCTTGGTATCCCAAAGGCTTGGGATCCCCTTGGTCTTCACCGGGCACTCCCTGGGCCGCGAGAAGCAGCGGCGCCTGCTCGAAGGCGGCCTGACCCATGAGCAGATCGAGCAGACCTATGCCATTGGCCGTCGCATTGACGCCGAAGAGCGTGCCTTGGCCCAGGCGTCCCTGGTGATCACCAGCACCCAGCAGGAAGCCCAGCAGCAGTACGCCCGCTACAACCGCTTTGAGGCGGAGCAGGCCTGTGTCGTGCCCCCTGGGGTGGACGCCCAGCGCTTCCACCCGGTGGCGATGCCTGGCGAGGCGTCCGATGTGGAGGCCCTGATGGAGCCATTCCTGCGGGAGCCCAACAAGTCACCCCTACTCACGATCTGCCGCGCGGTTCGGCGCAAGAACGTCCCGGCTCTGGTGGAGGCCTATGGCCGCTCCGCCCTACTGCAGGAGCGCCACAACCTCGTCCTGGTGCTGGGTTGCCGTGAGGATCCCCGCTCGCTCGAGAAGCAGCAGCGGGATCAGTTCCAGCAGATTTTTGAGCTGGTGGATCGCTTTGATCTCTACGGCAAGGTCGCCTATCCCAAGCACCATCGCGGTGAGCAGATCCCTGCGATCTATCGCTGGGCGGCACAGCGCTGCGGGATCTTCGTCAACCCGGCCCTGACGGAGCCCTTTGGTTTGACCCTGCTGGAGGCGGCGGCCTGCGGGCTGCCCTTGGTCAGCACCGATGACGGGGGGCCGCGGGACATCCTTCAGCGCTGCTCCAACGGCCAGCTGGCGGATGTGACCGATCTGGATGTGCTGCAGCAAGCCCTGGAAGAGGCGGGTGCGGATCTCGATCGCTGGCGCTCCTGGCGCGACAACGGCATCGAGGCCATCAGCCGCAATTTCAGTTGGGATGCCCATGTCTGCAGCTACCTCGGGGAGGGCGACCGTCGTTGCACCCCCGGGGTGGTGGCTGCGTCCCCGGCCCAACCGGTGAAGGTCGAGGCTCCTCCGGTGCAACGGTTGCTCTTGCTCGATCTCGATGTCTGCCTGCAGTCGGCGCAGCCGGCTGGCCTCGAGGATCTCCGCCGCCGACTGGCCGCTGATCCCCAGTGCGGCATCGGCATGTTGAGCGGTCGCCACTTCGCTTCAGCGCGGCTGCGCTTTGCCGAATTGCATCTGCCAGAACCCCAGGTCTGGATCCTGGAGGCCGGGGCGGACCTGCGCTTTGGCGCTGAGGGCCGGCCAGATGTCAGTTGGCATCAGCACATCGCCCAGGGCTGGCAGCGCAAACGGGTCGAGCAGGTGCTCGAAGGACTCAGCCCCCGCTTGTCGCTGCAGCCGGAGTTGAATCAAGGCAGCTACAAGGTCAGCTACACCCTGGAGGCGCCCACCGCGGGGGTGCTCGAGATGGTGCGGCAGCGGTTGCGCCAGCACCGGCTGGAGGCCCGAGCCCATCTGTTCCATCATTGGTTCCTGGATGTGCTGCCGATGCGGGCGTCCAAGGCGGATGCCATTCGACATCTCTGCCTGAACTGGGGCCTACCCCTGGATCAGGTGCTGGTGGTGGCGGCCCAGCAGGGTGATGCGGAGCTCCTGAACGGCAGCTCGCTTGGCCTGGTGGCCTCCGAGCACGACCACTCCCTGGATCAGCTGCGCCGCCGTCCGAAGGTCTTTTTCGCCTCCAGGCCTCAGGCCTGGGGCGTGCTGGAGGGTCTAGACCACTACCGCTTCTTGAGCCGCTAG
- the mraY gene encoding phospho-N-acetylmuramoyl-pentapeptide-transferase: MPSNSRQLALLLGLLLLGVSAGCDWFTRTPQLTVPLLVAAAISAVVCAWGVPRLRNLKLGQVIRQEGPQSHLSKAGTPTMGGLLVVPVGVLIGGLIAPSDLRLPGVAAITLAYMAIGGFDDWRSLTKRHNTGLSPSGKLLLQALSAGGFLAWAAWHELITDSIALPLGWILPLGLLIWPLGLFVFLAESNATNLTDGLDGLAAGCGAIVFSGMGVQLMLRGNQGDPALAAFSAAMAGCWLGFLLFNRHPARVFMGDTGSLAMGAALAAVALLSDSLWALLLMGGIFLAESLSVIVQVWVFKATKGPDGVGRRVLRMAPLHHHFELGGAAEQQVVVGFWLISAALAALGLLLLA; encoded by the coding sequence ATGCCCAGCAACAGCCGCCAACTGGCGCTGCTGCTGGGCTTATTGCTGCTTGGGGTCTCTGCCGGCTGCGACTGGTTCACGCGGACGCCGCAGCTCACCGTGCCCCTGCTCGTGGCCGCAGCGATCAGCGCGGTGGTCTGCGCCTGGGGTGTGCCGCGCCTGCGGAACCTCAAGCTGGGCCAGGTCATCCGCCAGGAGGGGCCGCAGAGCCACCTCAGCAAAGCGGGCACCCCGACCATGGGTGGACTGCTGGTGGTACCTGTCGGAGTCCTGATCGGTGGGCTGATTGCCCCCAGCGACCTGCGCCTACCCGGAGTCGCGGCCATCACCCTGGCCTACATGGCCATCGGCGGATTCGATGACTGGCGCAGCTTGACCAAGCGCCACAACACCGGCCTCTCCCCCAGCGGCAAGCTGCTCCTGCAGGCCCTCAGTGCCGGCGGCTTCCTCGCTTGGGCCGCTTGGCATGAACTGATCACAGACAGCATCGCCCTGCCCCTGGGCTGGATCCTGCCGCTGGGCCTCTTGATCTGGCCCCTGGGATTGTTTGTCTTTCTGGCGGAGAGCAACGCCACCAACCTCACCGATGGCCTCGATGGCCTGGCGGCCGGATGCGGAGCCATCGTCTTCAGCGGCATGGGGGTCCAGCTGATGCTGAGGGGAAACCAGGGGGACCCCGCCCTGGCCGCCTTCTCCGCCGCCATGGCCGGCTGCTGGCTGGGCTTTCTGCTGTTCAATCGACACCCGGCACGGGTGTTCATGGGAGACACCGGCTCCCTGGCGATGGGCGCCGCCCTCGCGGCCGTCGCGCTGCTGAGCGACAGCCTTTGGGCCCTGCTCTTGATGGGGGGAATCTTCCTGGCGGAGTCCCTCTCGGTGATCGTTCAGGTCTGGGTCTTCAAAGCCACCAAAGGCCCCGATGGAGTCGGCAGGCGGGTCCTCCGCATGGCGCCCTTGCATCACCACTTCGAACTGGGCGGAGCAGCCGAACAGCAGGTTGTCGTTGGGTTCTGGCTGATCAGTGCGGCCCTGGCCGCCCTGGGGTTACTGCTGCTGGCCTGA
- a CDS encoding argininosuccinate synthase, producing MGRAKKAVLAYSGGVDTSVCIPYLKNEWGVDEVITFAADLGQGDELEPIRQKALDSGASQSIVGDLIEPFIRDFAFPAIRANALYEGRYPLSTALARPLIARRLVEIAREVGADAVAHGCTGKGNDQVRFDVAIGALAPDLKVLTPAREWGMSREETIAYGERCGIPSPVSKKSPYSIDLNLLGRSIEAGPLEDPNVEPPEEIYALTVSVEAAPEQAQVVEIGFENGNPVSIDGERLDPVSLIRRANALAGSHGYGRLDMIENRVVGIKSREIYETPGLLLLIKAHQELESLTLAADVLRSKRQLEQQWADVVYQGLWYGPLKDALDGFIDRTQRTVNGTVKVKLHKGNATVVGRSSANSLYVPDMATYDAGDQFDHRAAEGFIYVWGLPTRLWANSQR from the coding sequence ATGGGCCGGGCCAAGAAGGCTGTGCTGGCGTATTCCGGTGGTGTGGATACCAGCGTCTGTATTCCCTATCTCAAGAACGAGTGGGGCGTGGATGAGGTCATTACCTTCGCTGCGGATCTGGGACAGGGGGATGAGCTTGAGCCCATTCGTCAGAAGGCTCTGGACTCCGGTGCTAGCCAGTCGATCGTGGGTGACCTGATCGAGCCGTTCATCCGTGATTTCGCCTTCCCGGCGATCCGGGCCAACGCCCTCTACGAAGGTCGCTATCCCCTCTCCACGGCCCTGGCGCGTCCTCTGATCGCCCGCCGCCTGGTGGAGATTGCCCGCGAAGTCGGTGCGGATGCCGTGGCCCATGGCTGCACGGGCAAGGGCAACGACCAGGTGCGCTTCGACGTGGCGATCGGCGCCCTGGCGCCGGATTTGAAGGTCCTGACTCCGGCGCGGGAATGGGGCATGAGCCGTGAGGAGACGATCGCCTACGGCGAGCGTTGCGGGATCCCTTCCCCGGTGAGCAAGAAGTCGCCCTATTCGATCGACCTCAACCTGCTGGGTCGCTCGATTGAGGCCGGACCTCTGGAGGATCCCAACGTGGAACCCCCTGAGGAGATCTATGCCCTCACCGTCAGCGTGGAGGCGGCCCCGGAGCAGGCCCAGGTGGTGGAGATCGGCTTCGAGAACGGCAATCCCGTCAGCATCGATGGCGAGCGCCTGGATCCCGTCAGCCTGATCCGCCGAGCCAATGCCCTGGCCGGCAGCCACGGCTATGGCCGTCTCGACATGATCGAGAACCGCGTGGTGGGGATCAAGAGCCGTGAGATTTACGAAACCCCCGGTTTGCTGCTGCTGATCAAGGCCCACCAGGAACTGGAGAGCCTGACCCTGGCGGCGGACGTGCTGCGCAGCAAGCGTCAGCTGGAGCAGCAGTGGGCCGATGTGGTCTACCAAGGCCTTTGGTACGGCCCGTTGAAGGATGCGCTGGATGGCTTCATCGATCGCACCCAGCGCACCGTCAACGGCACGGTCAAGGTGAAGCTGCACAAGGGCAACGCCACCGTCGTCGGCCGCAGCAGCGCCAACAGCCTCTACGTGCCTGACATGGCCACCTACGACGCTGGGGATCAGTTCGATCACCGCGCCGCCGAGGGCTTCATCTACGTCTGGGGTCTGCCGACCCGTCTCTGGGCGAACAGCCAGCGCTAG
- a CDS encoding cytochrome B6, protein MPVLLFAPFAYATAGDAADGLLNGLSIEDLQRWTLIYLGISVLAFVLVWLIGYLRRAG, encoded by the coding sequence GTGCCCGTGCTGTTGTTCGCCCCGTTTGCTTACGCCACTGCCGGTGATGCAGCGGATGGTCTGCTCAATGGTCTGAGCATTGAGGATCTCCAGCGTTGGACGCTGATCTATCTCGGGATTTCGGTGCTGGCGTTTGTGCTGGTGTGGCTCATCGGTTACCTGCGCCGCGCGGGCTGA